In Selenomonas dianae, a genomic segment contains:
- a CDS encoding HMA2 domain-containing protein yields MGIFDTIKSAIPQSAMEVFVRTTDVASYMPGRVRLYSRQLVNNAALEAQVQAHLGALAEIEHVDTNIATGSILITYDPERLRANAELRRVEDYMRTHARRKAS; encoded by the coding sequence ATGGGTATTTTCGATACGATAAAAAGCGCAATTCCGCAGTCGGCGATGGAAGTGTTCGTCCGCACGACGGATGTTGCGTCCTATATGCCGGGGCGCGTGCGCCTCTACAGTAGGCAGCTCGTGAACAATGCGGCTCTGGAGGCACAGGTGCAGGCGCACCTCGGTGCGCTCGCGGAGATCGAGCACGTGGATACGAACATCGCCACGGGGTCGATTCTCATTACCTATGATCCGGAGCGGCTGCGTGCGAATGCGGAGCTGCGCCGCGTGGAGGACTATATGCGGACACATGCGAGGAGGAAGGCATCATGA